A single region of the Roseivivax sp. THAF197b genome encodes:
- a CDS encoding FAD-dependent oxidoreductase → MTQSETDVVIIGAGPSGLSAGYELIRQGVSPMIVERTTEVGGLMRSIPKGAYMLDIGRKEMYSRIPEVVELWDTLLGEDYRAYPHRVGSLYGGRIVEISGEYRGLLRGVPLPLLIRGALSLAKGRMLGLVRAPASYEEHWHRKVGAVFSRLFAQGYWEKFRGTEWREMPVPESAPPGAGASSASYSQQAVSGALGAGRKAPASRKNWRHPRLGTGQLFTRLHREIEDAGGHVQFETEVDRIEQQPDGSWALDLNRDGTTERVHARHVISSLSVERLSEVLFRGDAPLLKRSRSRDPVLYETRHVLLVYLFIDGAPRFPHAWLEVNDPDLRCGRITNYTAFAGDMVPEGKTCLCVEFFCSETADLLGQDDDFLTRAAIEECNRAGLLDPSEMEGSWVMRLARTNAASSWRELQSEDRRELLDQLKEIPTFFHVNRPGCDWASLAGLFAGRAVATGSRAEFDERADPTQRLPELPERAPTPPQSEGGDLLQSA, encoded by the coding sequence ATGACCCAGTCCGAGACGGATGTTGTCATCATCGGGGCCGGACCTTCAGGTCTGAGCGCCGGGTACGAACTGATCCGGCAGGGCGTCTCACCGATGATCGTGGAGCGCACGACCGAGGTCGGCGGTCTGATGCGGTCCATTCCGAAAGGCGCCTACATGCTCGATATCGGTCGCAAGGAAATGTATTCGCGCATCCCCGAAGTGGTCGAATTGTGGGACACGCTTCTGGGCGAGGATTACCGCGCCTATCCGCACCGGGTCGGCAGTCTTTATGGCGGGCGTATCGTCGAGATCTCGGGCGAGTATCGCGGGCTTTTGCGCGGCGTTCCCCTGCCGCTTCTGATCCGGGGGGCGCTCAGCCTCGCGAAGGGGCGGATGCTGGGCCTTGTGCGCGCGCCCGCTTCTTATGAGGAGCATTGGCACCGCAAGGTCGGCGCGGTGTTCTCGCGCCTTTTCGCGCAAGGCTATTGGGAGAAATTTCGCGGCACGGAATGGCGTGAGATGCCGGTCCCGGAAAGTGCGCCGCCTGGGGCAGGGGCCTCGTCGGCCTCCTATAGCCAACAGGCGGTCAGCGGCGCGCTTGGGGCTGGTCGCAAAGCCCCGGCATCGAGAAAGAACTGGCGCCATCCGCGGCTTGGTACCGGGCAATTGTTCACCCGGCTGCACCGCGAGATAGAGGATGCGGGCGGGCATGTGCAGTTCGAAACCGAGGTCGACAGGATCGAGCAGCAGCCCGATGGCTCATGGGCGCTCGATCTCAATCGGGATGGCACGACAGAGCGGGTGCACGCACGGCATGTGATCTCGAGCCTGTCGGTGGAGCGCCTGTCCGAGGTGCTATTTCGGGGCGATGCGCCCTTGCTCAAGCGGTCGCGCTCCCGCGATCCGGTCTTGTACGAGACGCGGCATGTGCTGCTCGTTTACCTCTTCATCGACGGCGCGCCCCGGTTTCCGCATGCCTGGCTCGAGGTGAACGATCCGGATCTGCGCTGCGGCCGGATCACCAATTACACTGCCTTCGCGGGGGACATGGTGCCCGAAGGCAAGACCTGCCTTTGCGTGGAGTTCTTCTGTTCCGAGACCGCCGATCTTCTGGGCCAGGACGATGATTTCCTGACCCGCGCCGCGATTGAGGAATGCAACCGGGCCGGGCTTCTCGACCCCTCTGAGATGGAGGGATCCTGGGTCATGCGGCTGGCTCGGACCAATGCCGCCTCAAGCTGGCGCGAGCTGCAATCCGAGGATCGGCGCGAATTGCTCGATCAGCTCAAGGAGATTCCGACCTTCTTCCATGTGAACCGTCCGGGCTGCGACTGGGCCAGCCTCGCGGGGCTTTTTGCCGGACGGGCCGTGGCCACCGGCAGCCGGGCGGAGTTCGACGAAAGGGCTGATCCCACGCAACGGCTTCCCGAACTGCCCGAACGCGCGCCGACACCTCCGCAGAGCGAAGGTGGCGACCTTCTGCAATCGGCGTGA
- a CDS encoding polysaccharide deacetylase family protein — protein MTRVGIATKPDATPRSRGGFVLSLDFELNWGVVSNASNAAYWPNIIGARSAIPKLLDLFREYDLRCTWVTTGLLYFDRRDDMLAALPRTQPRYEDASLSSYAHLDGVGADEDTDPLHFGLSLIRKIKACPGQEIGTHTFSHYFCRDAVGDPKPFEADLEAARQAAARIGVHCTSIVFPRNQVTEEALEVCARHGLTAFRGNARGWIYRSNGSADNGPWKRLFRLLDSYLPIVGDQSVTPSVEHGMVNIPASCFLRPYSKRRAALEGLRLSRIKREMRRAAERDALYHLWFHPHNFGADQDENMAVMRDIAAEAVRLDREFGWPSKTMADIAQEVLPQNAEFAGSIRVGGGS, from the coding sequence ATGACCCGCGTTGGCATTGCGACGAAGCCGGACGCAACGCCCCGTTCCCGGGGCGGCTTTGTTCTTTCGCTTGATTTCGAATTGAACTGGGGCGTCGTGTCGAACGCCTCAAACGCAGCCTATTGGCCCAATATCATCGGGGCGCGCAGTGCCATTCCGAAACTTCTCGATCTGTTTCGGGAATATGATCTGCGCTGCACCTGGGTCACGACGGGCCTTTTGTACTTCGACCGGCGGGACGACATGCTGGCCGCGCTGCCACGTACGCAGCCGCGCTACGAAGACGCGTCTTTGTCGAGCTATGCGCATCTGGACGGCGTCGGAGCGGACGAAGACACAGATCCCCTGCATTTCGGCTTGTCGCTGATCCGCAAGATCAAGGCATGCCCCGGTCAGGAGATCGGCACGCACACGTTCAGCCATTATTTCTGCCGCGATGCGGTGGGCGACCCGAAGCCGTTCGAGGCCGATCTGGAGGCCGCGCGGCAAGCCGCGGCGCGGATCGGGGTGCACTGCACCAGCATCGTCTTTCCGCGCAACCAGGTGACGGAGGAGGCTCTGGAGGTCTGCGCGCGGCACGGGCTCACCGCGTTTCGGGGCAATGCGCGCGGATGGATCTACCGGAGCAATGGCAGCGCGGATAATGGCCCTTGGAAGCGGCTATTCCGCCTGCTCGACAGCTACCTGCCGATCGTGGGCGATCAATCCGTCACGCCAAGCGTCGAACACGGCATGGTCAATATCCCGGCATCGTGCTTCCTGCGGCCCTATTCAAAACGCCGCGCAGCGCTGGAAGGGCTCCGCCTCAGCCGCATCAAGCGCGAGATGCGCCGCGCCGCAGAGCGGGACGCGTTATATCACCTCTGGTTTCACCCGCACAATTTCGGCGCCGATCAGGACGAGAACATGGCCGTGATGCGGGACATCGCCGCCGAGGCGGTGCGTCTTGATCGGGAATTCGGTTGGCCGTCGAAGACAATGGCCGACATCGCGCAGGAGGTCCTGCCGCAGAACGCGGAGTTTGCGGGGTCCATCAGGGTAGGGGGCGGATCATGA